In Liquorilactobacillus nagelii DSM 13675, the following proteins share a genomic window:
- the alr gene encoding alanine racemase, giving the protein MVEAWHRPTKAIIDLNAIKENIKLEKKLLKKGQQLFAVVKANAYGHGLIPVAMAAQTAGVEGFCVAVIDEGLALRRAGLTKPILILGVNPAELAPLMAANHLSVAVDSLEFLKQSERLLHSEHLKLAVHLALDTGMSRIGFKTTVDLQNAVNFLRTHPAEFEFQGIFTHFATADAATDGYYQQQLKKFQQLLAVVNPLPPYVHVANSAASLWHQACGGNMIRFGISMYGLNPSGNVLAMPAPFKPALSLISQLAAVRVVNAGESVGYGKTYTAQKKEWIGTVPLGYADGWLRRMQGSKVLVNGKKCEIVGRVCMDQIMVRLPEQVPVGTKVTLIGSEGSLQITAQEVANYAQTIHYEVLCGISARVPREYID; this is encoded by the coding sequence ATGGTTGAAGCATGGCATCGACCGACTAAAGCAATCATTGATTTGAATGCAATTAAGGAAAACATTAAATTAGAGAAAAAATTGCTAAAAAAAGGACAACAATTATTTGCTGTGGTCAAGGCAAATGCGTATGGGCATGGCTTAATACCTGTGGCAATGGCAGCCCAAACAGCGGGAGTTGAGGGCTTTTGTGTCGCAGTAATTGACGAAGGATTGGCTTTGCGACGAGCGGGCTTAACAAAGCCAATTTTGATTTTAGGTGTTAATCCAGCAGAGCTAGCTCCATTAATGGCGGCTAATCATTTGTCTGTCGCGGTAGATAGTTTGGAATTTTTAAAACAATCCGAACGGCTATTGCATTCAGAGCATTTGAAACTAGCTGTTCATTTGGCACTTGATACGGGAATGAGCCGAATTGGTTTTAAGACGACCGTAGATTTGCAAAACGCAGTTAACTTTTTACGAACCCATCCAGCAGAATTTGAATTCCAAGGGATCTTCACACATTTTGCGACTGCAGATGCCGCAACTGATGGCTATTACCAACAGCAACTAAAAAAATTTCAGCAATTGTTAGCGGTTGTCAACCCTTTACCGCCTTACGTACATGTAGCTAATTCGGCCGCATCGTTATGGCATCAAGCTTGCGGTGGTAATATGATCCGTTTTGGAATCTCAATGTATGGGTTAAATCCATCTGGCAATGTATTAGCTATGCCAGCACCTTTTAAACCAGCTTTAAGTTTGATTAGTCAATTAGCAGCTGTCAGAGTTGTAAATGCTGGAGAATCAGTGGGTTATGGTAAAACTTATACAGCACAAAAGAAGGAATGGATTGGAACAGTTCCGTTAGGTTATGCAGATGGTTGGTTGCGACGAATGCAAGGTTCGAAAGTTTTGGTAAATGGAAAAAAATGTGAAATAGTTGGTCGAGTCTGCATGGATCAAATTATGGTCAGGCTGCCTGAACAGGTACCTGTTGGAACTAAAGTTACGTTGATTGGCAGTGAGGGCAGTTTGCAAATCACGGCACAAGAAGTTGCTAATTATGCCCAGACCATCCATTATGAAGTTCTTTGTGGAATTTCTGCAAGAGTGCCACGTGAATATATTGATTAA
- the acpS gene encoding holo-ACP synthase, with the protein MIYGIGIDLTEIQRVEQAWKKNYNFVKRVLTPAELKVFENYKGQRKAEFIAGRFSAKESFSKAFGTGIGSAVTFQDLEIIPDTVTGKPIFTLYPQAERLEAQISISHTATLVMTEVILEKREKIANG; encoded by the coding sequence ATGATTTATGGAATTGGAATTGATTTAACTGAAATTCAACGAGTTGAACAAGCTTGGAAAAAAAATTACAATTTTGTTAAGCGAGTTTTGACTCCAGCAGAATTAAAAGTTTTTGAAAATTATAAAGGACAGCGTAAAGCAGAATTTATCGCTGGTCGCTTTTCGGCTAAGGAATCTTTTTCTAAGGCTTTTGGAACTGGAATCGGTTCAGCAGTTACTTTTCAAGACTTGGAAATAATTCCTGACACAGTTACTGGTAAACCGATTTTCACGCTTTATCCACAAGCTGAAAGGTTAGAAGCACAAATTTCGATTTCACATACAGCAACATTAGTGATGACAGAAGTAATTCTCGAAAAAAGGGAGAAGATAGCTAATGGTTGA
- a CDS encoding DEAD/DEAH box helicase encodes MKFTELGLSDYLLKAIKRSGFEEATPIQEQTIPLVLKGDDVIGQAQTGTGKTAAFGLPILEHVDTKLNQAQALIVSPTRELAIQTQEELFRLGKDEKAKVQVVYGGADIRRQIHSLKRAPQILVGTPGRLLDHIRRHTVDLSQVKTVVLDEADEMLDMGFVEDIESIIKEVPAKRQTLLFSATMPPAILKIGEKFMQEPKIVKIKAKELTTDLVDQFYVRARDFEKFDVMTRIFDVQSPELTIIFGRTKRRVDELSKGLEARGYNAKGIHGDLSQQRRMSILKQFKAGKLDILVATDVAARGLDISGVTHVYNYDIPQDPESYVHRIGRTGRAGHHGVSVTFVTPNEMDYLRVIEHLTKKRMDPLKPPTEQEAFIGQISSAVEQVEELLKNTDTAKFNVQAEKLLEEHSATDLVALLLNELTHDSAAEVPVKITPERPLPRRKHNNKNFKGGYNKSRGGRSRYQKDNHRQYHSKKDKSREKFNRQHSKKRQFTIKRAD; translated from the coding sequence TTGAAATTTACAGAACTTGGTCTTTCAGATTACTTGTTAAAAGCAATTAAACGCAGTGGATTTGAGGAAGCTACCCCAATTCAGGAGCAAACAATTCCACTGGTACTGAAAGGCGATGATGTAATCGGACAAGCTCAGACAGGAACTGGTAAAACAGCTGCTTTTGGACTACCGATTTTGGAACATGTGGATACCAAGCTTAACCAAGCCCAAGCTTTAATCGTTTCACCGACACGTGAATTAGCGATTCAAACACAAGAAGAACTTTTTCGTTTGGGTAAGGATGAAAAAGCTAAAGTTCAAGTTGTTTATGGTGGAGCTGACATTCGTCGACAAATTCATTCGCTGAAACGAGCACCACAAATTTTAGTAGGAACTCCAGGACGTTTACTTGATCATATTCGTCGCCATACAGTTGATTTGTCACAAGTCAAAACAGTTGTTTTAGATGAAGCTGATGAGATGTTGGATATGGGTTTTGTTGAGGATATCGAAAGTATCATTAAGGAAGTTCCGGCAAAACGGCAAACCTTATTATTTTCTGCTACAATGCCGCCAGCAATTTTGAAAATCGGTGAAAAGTTTATGCAAGAACCGAAAATTGTCAAAATTAAAGCCAAAGAACTAACAACGGATTTGGTTGATCAGTTTTATGTACGAGCACGTGACTTTGAAAAATTTGATGTTATGACGCGCATCTTTGACGTTCAATCACCTGAACTGACAATTATTTTTGGTCGGACAAAACGACGTGTTGACGAGCTTTCTAAGGGGCTTGAAGCTCGAGGATATAATGCTAAGGGAATTCATGGTGATCTATCACAACAACGCCGAATGAGCATTCTAAAACAATTTAAAGCTGGCAAACTTGATATTTTGGTTGCAACTGATGTCGCAGCTCGTGGGTTGGATATTTCAGGAGTTACTCACGTCTACAATTATGATATTCCGCAAGACCCAGAAAGTTATGTTCATCGTATTGGTCGGACAGGTCGTGCCGGACATCATGGTGTTTCAGTTACTTTTGTGACCCCAAATGAAATGGATTATTTAAGAGTTATTGAACATTTAACAAAAAAGAGAATGGATCCTCTGAAACCACCGACAGAACAGGAAGCATTCATTGGACAAATTTCTTCGGCGGTTGAACAAGTTGAAGAATTGTTAAAAAACACTGATACTGCTAAATTCAATGTTCAAGCGGAAAAATTACTTGAAGAACATTCAGCAACTGATTTAGTTGCTTTGTTGCTAAACGAGTTGACTCATGATTCAGCTGCTGAAGTTCCGGTAAAAATTACTCCGGAACGTCCTTTACCACGTCGTAAACATAATAATAAGAATTTCAAAGGTGGATATAATAAATCACGTGGTGGTCGTAGTCGCTATCAAAAAGATAACCATCGCCAGTATCATTCGAAAAAAGATAAGAGCCGTGAAAAATTTAATCGGCAACATTCGAAAAAACGCCAGTTTACCATCAAACGGGCTGACTAA
- a CDS encoding UDP-N-acetylmuramoyl-tripeptide--D-alanyl-D-alanine ligase, which produces MKMRLAEIAKALKITPGENWEDIIITSVSFDTRSLQPGALFIPLVGIHDGHDYLNRAIEGKAAATLWQSDHQAPENNFPILSVTDTLAAFQQLAKYYLAKINPQVVAVTGSNGKTTTKDMVAAILETSFNVQKTHANFNNQIGVPMTILEMEPNTEILVVEMGMDHFGELDHLSRLVEPDVAVITMIGEAHIEFFGSRDKIADAKMEIVHGLKEDGVLVYNGDEPLLRERTKKLLQDTRTFGESGNNDFQALNIVSDEKRTSFRVACWPEDNVTVPMIGSYNVNNALAALAVGDYFHLPIKKMISALTTFQATANRTEWLIGKKQERILSDVYNSNPTAAHLVLRAFSQVPTRGQRFIVLGDMLELGTAAAKLHAGLAADIDPKQIAEVFLCGSHMAALQQALAAKFTPERLHLYASNQKTQLLADLNDLIEPTDLVLLKGSHGIHLEEVLTALC; this is translated from the coding sequence ATGAAGATGCGATTAGCAGAAATTGCGAAAGCACTGAAAATAACACCTGGGGAGAATTGGGAAGATATTATAATTACAAGTGTTTCTTTTGATACTCGCAGTTTGCAACCGGGTGCTCTGTTTATCCCATTAGTTGGAATTCATGATGGTCATGATTATCTTAATCGAGCAATCGAAGGAAAGGCTGCAGCAACTTTGTGGCAAAGTGATCATCAAGCTCCGGAAAATAATTTTCCAATCTTATCTGTAACCGATACTTTGGCTGCTTTTCAGCAATTGGCTAAATATTACCTAGCAAAAATTAACCCGCAAGTAGTCGCTGTAACAGGCAGCAATGGAAAGACAACAACCAAAGATATGGTTGCAGCAATTTTAGAAACAAGTTTCAATGTTCAAAAAACTCATGCGAACTTTAATAATCAAATTGGGGTTCCCATGACTATTTTGGAAATGGAACCTAATACTGAAATATTGGTTGTTGAAATGGGAATGGATCATTTTGGTGAATTAGATCATCTGAGCCGTTTAGTTGAACCAGATGTTGCTGTCATTACGATGATTGGTGAAGCGCATATCGAATTCTTCGGCAGCCGTGACAAGATTGCTGATGCTAAAATGGAAATTGTACATGGTTTAAAAGAAGATGGTGTTTTAGTTTATAACGGAGATGAGCCACTCTTACGTGAACGGACCAAAAAATTGCTGCAAGACACTAGAACATTTGGAGAATCAGGCAATAATGATTTCCAAGCTTTGAATATTGTTAGCGATGAAAAACGGACAAGTTTCCGGGTAGCATGCTGGCCAGAGGACAATGTTACAGTGCCGATGATTGGCAGTTATAATGTTAACAATGCTTTAGCTGCTTTGGCCGTTGGCGATTATTTTCATTTACCGATTAAAAAGATGATTTCAGCTTTGACGACTTTTCAGGCTACCGCTAACCGAACTGAATGGCTGATTGGGAAAAAGCAAGAACGGATTTTGAGTGATGTATACAATTCCAATCCGACAGCCGCTCATCTAGTTCTCAGAGCCTTTTCACAAGTTCCAACCAGGGGGCAACGTTTCATTGTTTTGGGAGACATGCTTGAATTAGGAACAGCAGCGGCTAAATTACATGCTGGGTTAGCCGCTGATATTGATCCTAAGCAGATTGCAGAAGTTTTTTTGTGCGGCAGTCATATGGCTGCTTTACAACAGGCGTTGGCAGCTAAGTTTACTCCAGAACGTCTTCATTTATATGCCAGCAATCAAAAGACACAATTGCTGGCTGATTTAAATGATCTAATCGAACCAACAGATTTAGTTTTATTAAAGGGCAGTCATGGTATACATTTAGAAGAAGTTTTGACTGCTTTGTGTTAA
- the htpX gene encoding zinc metalloprotease HtpX, producing MLFNQIAQNKRRTFYVMFGFLLLVALIGASLGYVFWNSATAGVLLAVVLGTFYMLSMLSRSTEIVMNMNQAVEIKHESEFPELWHIIEDMSLVGKVPMPRVFIIEDPSPNAFATGRDPEHSAVAVTRGLLNRLNREELEGVIAHEISHIRNYDIRLQTTALALVAVISALVNLGGNFFWWGGGSRRRDDDNNGANVLVLVLSIFVLILGPLAASLAQMALSRNREFLADASGVELTRNPQGLISALQKISNSEPMKNADPSSSSLYISNPFKDKSWTHLFDTHPPTEERIARLERM from the coding sequence ATGTTATTTAACCAAATTGCTCAAAACAAGCGTCGAACATTTTATGTAATGTTTGGGTTTTTATTATTGGTTGCTTTGATTGGTGCCTCATTAGGGTATGTCTTTTGGAATAGTGCGACGGCAGGGGTTTTGTTAGCGGTTGTTTTAGGAACTTTTTACATGCTTTCAATGTTATCCCGTTCAACCGAAATTGTGATGAATATGAATCAAGCAGTTGAAATTAAGCATGAATCAGAGTTCCCAGAATTATGGCATATTATTGAAGATATGTCCCTAGTTGGAAAAGTACCAATGCCACGAGTTTTTATTATTGAAGATCCCAGTCCGAATGCTTTTGCTACAGGAAGAGATCCTGAACATTCGGCTGTTGCTGTTACTCGTGGGTTGTTAAATCGCTTGAATCGTGAAGAGCTGGAGGGAGTAATTGCTCATGAAATCTCCCATATCAGAAATTATGATATCCGATTGCAAACAACCGCTTTGGCACTTGTTGCAGTTATTTCAGCCTTAGTCAATCTAGGCGGTAACTTCTTTTGGTGGGGTGGTGGTAGTCGCCGGCGTGATGACGACAACAATGGAGCAAATGTTTTAGTGTTAGTGTTATCAATTTTCGTATTGATTTTAGGGCCATTGGCAGCTTCACTGGCACAAATGGCTTTGTCACGTAATCGCGAATTTTTGGCAGATGCTTCCGGAGTGGAATTGACTCGTAACCCACAAGGCTTAATAAGTGCACTGCAGAAAATTTCTAATAGTGAGCCCATGAAAAACGCTGATCCAAGTAGTTCCTCGCTCTATATTTCCAACCCGTTCAAGGATAAGTCTTGGACTCATTTGTTTGATACTCATCCGCCCACTGAAGAGCGGATTGCTCGTTTGGAAAGAATGTAA
- a CDS encoding LemA family protein produces MIWIIILIIAVIVVAYIAIYNGLQKAKVYTDESWSQIDVQLKRRNDLIPNLVETTKGYAKHERETFAQVVELRNQLISVPTDQQQKKMELSNQLSESLKSIFALAESYPDLKANQEFTKLMEELANTENKIAYSRQLFNSSAAAYNQKLLTFPSNMIAKIHGMTKVAYLEVPTEEKNAPKVSF; encoded by the coding sequence ATGATCTGGATTATAATTTTAATAATAGCTGTTATAGTTGTTGCTTACATTGCTATTTACAATGGTCTGCAAAAAGCTAAAGTTTACACAGATGAATCTTGGAGCCAAATCGATGTTCAATTGAAACGACGGAATGATCTGATTCCAAATTTGGTTGAAACAACTAAAGGCTATGCTAAGCATGAACGTGAAACTTTTGCTCAAGTTGTTGAATTACGTAACCAGTTAATTAGTGTTCCAACTGATCAGCAACAAAAGAAAATGGAACTGTCCAATCAATTGAGTGAATCGCTAAAATCAATTTTTGCTTTGGCTGAAAGTTACCCTGATCTTAAGGCTAATCAAGAGTTCACCAAGTTAATGGAAGAATTAGCAAATACAGAAAATAAAATTGCTTATTCACGCCAGTTATTTAATTCAAGTGCGGCAGCCTACAATCAGAAATTGTTAACTTTCCCGTCGAATATGATTGCTAAAATCCATGGAATGACTAAAGTTGCTTATTTAGAAGTACCGACTGAAGAAAAAAATGCGCCTAAGGTTTCTTTTTAG
- a CDS encoding GNAT family N-acetyltransferase, translating to MQPIIKIVKGNYGEIYQAAVEIRKEVFILEQGVAPELELDHEDQAVYYVAYVADVAGATARVIVERDGAWHIQRVATRKAYRSQGLASKLLQKIEQDARNQQIPYLTLGAQDQAQSFYQKLGFHVVGAGFFDAGIPHHQMQKAI from the coding sequence ATGCAACCAATTATTAAAATTGTCAAGGGAAATTATGGAGAAATCTATCAAGCAGCAGTAGAAATTCGGAAAGAAGTTTTTATTCTTGAACAAGGCGTAGCACCAGAATTGGAATTGGATCATGAAGATCAAGCAGTATACTATGTTGCATATGTTGCTGATGTGGCAGGGGCGACAGCTCGGGTAATTGTTGAAAGAGATGGAGCTTGGCATATTCAAAGAGTAGCTACTCGTAAGGCCTATCGAAGTCAGGGATTAGCTAGCAAACTATTACAAAAGATTGAACAAGACGCGCGCAATCAGCAAATACCTTATCTGACTTTAGGTGCTCAAGACCAAGCACAATCTTTTTATCAAAAATTGGGATTTCATGTTGTGGGTGCGGGCTTTTTTGATGCGGGAATTCCGCATCATCAAATGCAAAAGGCAATTTAA
- a CDS encoding TIGR02452 family protein: MTNLTSEDYRNIAHHTMNLYQIEMNDLPQHSKLVSNLLAPIKPRFQQKTRIFVENENLLQRLKKISVAKTVGILNFASPIDIGGNFKQGINAQEQTICRNSYLYPELRTFRREYYYYNQQHENHGFYTRRMIVSYQVKFLRDETEKQYLKPARSVDVISMAAPDISLMRREKYQPTTEQIQSEFKLRITQFLRQFSILGDNDLILGAFGCGSFQNDPQLVAGVFKDVLQSTEFATAFKNIYFSITDLKQTEVFATALADQSHPLVKQG; encoded by the coding sequence GTGACAAATTTAACTTCAGAAGATTACCGTAATATTGCACATCATACGATGAATTTGTATCAAATTGAGATGAATGATTTGCCACAACATTCTAAATTAGTTAGTAATCTGCTAGCGCCAATAAAACCCCGTTTTCAGCAGAAAACACGGATTTTTGTGGAAAATGAAAATCTCTTACAACGATTAAAAAAAATTTCGGTTGCAAAGACTGTTGGTATATTAAATTTTGCAAGTCCAATTGACATTGGGGGTAATTTTAAACAAGGAATCAATGCTCAAGAACAAACAATTTGCCGTAATTCATATCTATATCCGGAGCTGCGCACTTTTCGACGAGAGTATTATTATTATAATCAACAACATGAGAACCATGGTTTTTATACGCGACGAATGATTGTTTCATACCAAGTTAAATTTTTAAGAGATGAGACTGAGAAACAGTATTTAAAGCCAGCTAGGTCGGTAGATGTAATTAGCATGGCAGCCCCAGATATTTCTTTAATGAGGAGAGAAAAATATCAGCCAACTACTGAGCAGATCCAATCCGAGTTTAAATTGAGAATTACGCAATTTCTGCGTCAATTTTCAATTTTGGGAGATAATGATTTGATTTTAGGGGCATTCGGCTGTGGCAGTTTTCAAAACGATCCACAATTAGTTGCTGGGGTGTTCAAAGATGTTTTACAATCAACTGAATTTGCTACAGCTTTTAAAAATATTTATTTTTCAATTACTGATTTGAAGCAAACTGAGGTTTTTGCTACAGCTTTAGCAGATCAGTCACATCCACTTGTAAAGCAAGGGTAA
- a CDS encoding NCS2 family permease — translation MKEKIDNYFGLAELGTTFKRELLAGFTTFISMAYILFVNPSVLGASGMNKGAVFTATALASALGCLMMGILSKYPIATAPGLGVNAFFAYSVCIGMKIPWQTALAGVFIASIIFLIITVFKLRELIINAIPADLKYAISGGIGLFIAFIGLADGGLIVADKSTIVSLGGFSGTTWLTIFGLILTAILMVKRVPGGIFIGMVATSILGIVLGMIKLPTEVFSMAPSLKPTFLVAVKHIGDINSLQLVVVVLTFLLVTFFDTAGTLVGLAQQAGFMKDNKMPRIGEALMSDSTAMLAGSLLGTSPVSAYIESSAGIAVGGRSGLTAVTTGVLFIFGLFFSPLLSVVTSQVTAPALIIVGVLMAQSMKNVKWEKLEIAIPSFLILLGMPLTYSISDGLALGFIAYPITMIAAKRGKEVHPIMYILFFVFILFFWILSH, via the coding sequence GTGAAAGAAAAGATTGATAATTATTTTGGTTTGGCCGAATTAGGAACAACTTTTAAAAGAGAATTGTTAGCAGGCTTTACGACCTTTATTTCGATGGCGTACATTCTTTTTGTAAATCCAAGTGTTTTAGGTGCTTCAGGGATGAATAAAGGAGCTGTCTTTACGGCGACCGCCTTGGCGAGTGCGCTTGGGTGTTTGATGATGGGAATTCTGTCAAAATATCCGATCGCGACAGCTCCTGGATTAGGAGTCAATGCCTTTTTTGCATATTCGGTATGTATTGGGATGAAGATTCCTTGGCAAACAGCCTTAGCTGGTGTTTTTATAGCTTCAATTATTTTCTTGATAATTACAGTATTCAAACTGCGAGAATTAATCATTAATGCTATTCCAGCAGATCTAAAATATGCAATTTCAGGTGGAATAGGCTTGTTTATTGCCTTTATTGGTTTAGCCGATGGGGGATTAATTGTAGCTGATAAGTCAACAATTGTTAGTTTAGGCGGATTTTCAGGCACAACTTGGTTGACAATCTTTGGACTGATTTTAACTGCCATTTTAATGGTTAAAAGAGTACCTGGTGGAATCTTTATTGGAATGGTGGCAACATCAATCTTAGGAATTGTTTTAGGAATGATTAAACTCCCAACTGAAGTTTTCTCAATGGCACCAAGTTTGAAACCAACTTTTTTAGTTGCAGTTAAACATATTGGTGACATTAATTCTTTACAATTAGTAGTTGTCGTTTTAACTTTCTTGTTAGTAACATTCTTTGATACGGCTGGTACTTTGGTGGGATTGGCTCAACAAGCTGGTTTTATGAAAGATAATAAGATGCCACGAATCGGTGAAGCTTTAATGTCGGATTCAACCGCTATGTTAGCTGGCTCATTGTTAGGAACCTCACCAGTGAGTGCTTATATTGAATCCTCTGCTGGAATCGCGGTTGGCGGTCGCTCAGGGTTAACGGCTGTTACAACTGGTGTTTTATTTATTTTTGGACTGTTCTTTTCACCACTGTTATCGGTAGTTACAAGTCAAGTAACAGCTCCAGCTTTGATTATTGTTGGCGTTTTGATGGCCCAAAGCATGAAGAATGTTAAGTGGGAAAAATTAGAAATTGCAATCCCTTCATTTTTAATTTTATTAGGAATGCCTCTAACTTATAGTATTTCTGATGGATTAGCTTTAGGGTTTATCGCTTATCCAATTACAATGATTGCTGCAAAAAGAGGTAAAGAAGTTCATCCGATTATGTATATTTTATTCTTTGTCTTTATCTTGTTCTTCTGGATTCTTAGTCATTAA
- a CDS encoding type B 50S ribosomal protein L31, whose translation MKKGIHPDYHAVVFQDSATGYKFLSGSTKNSKETVEWEDGKTYPLIRVEISCDSHPFYTGRQKFTQADGRVDRFNKKYGLTSK comes from the coding sequence ATGAAAAAAGGTATTCATCCAGATTATCATGCAGTAGTTTTTCAAGATTCAGCTACTGGCTATAAATTTTTGTCTGGTTCAACTAAGAATTCAAAAGAAACAGTTGAATGGGAAGATGGTAAAACTTACCCGTTGATTCGTGTTGAAATTTCTTGCGATTCACATCCATTCTACACTGGACGTCAGAAATTCACACAGGCTGATGGCCGTGTTGATCGTTTCAACAAGAAATATGGTTTAACCAGCAAATAA
- the rho gene encoding transcription termination factor Rho, with protein MDLREKNLKEIYRYAKEYKIPYYSQMNKKELTLAVIRAQAEKQGYYYMSGVLELAKVDDGYGFLRPINYGPSQEDIYISASQIRRFGLRNGDLVAGKVRPPKPKERYYGLMHVDSVNGKHPEEAKERSHFPALTAVYPQQQICLATDRQQLSTRMIDLFAPIGFGQRGLIVAPPKAGKTSLLKAMANGVAQNYPNAKLMVLLIDERPEEVTDLERTVNGEVIYSTFDQRPENHIRVAELVLERAMRLAEDKQDVIILLDSLTRLARAYNLVVPPSGRTLSGGIDPAALFKPKKFFGAARNIEEGGSLTILATALVDTGSRMDDVIYEEFKGTGNQELQLAREMAERRIFPAVDLKKSGTRKEELLLDETTLKFLINLRRNGSNDWLRDSEQMIRMMKETASNQELIEKLTNVWSKKRPIKKNH; from the coding sequence ATTGATTTACGAGAAAAAAATTTAAAAGAGATTTATCGCTATGCTAAAGAGTATAAAATTCCGTACTATAGTCAAATGAATAAAAAGGAATTAACTTTAGCAGTAATTCGAGCACAGGCGGAAAAGCAGGGTTATTATTACATGTCAGGTGTTTTAGAACTGGCTAAAGTGGATGATGGTTACGGATTTTTACGGCCAATTAACTATGGTCCTTCGCAAGAGGACATTTATATTTCTGCTTCTCAGATTCGCCGTTTTGGATTGCGTAACGGGGATTTGGTTGCTGGTAAGGTACGCCCTCCAAAGCCAAAAGAACGTTATTATGGGTTAATGCATGTTGATAGTGTTAATGGTAAGCATCCTGAAGAGGCTAAAGAACGATCACACTTTCCGGCTTTGACGGCAGTATATCCCCAGCAACAGATTTGTCTAGCAACTGATAGACAGCAGTTATCAACGAGAATGATTGACTTATTTGCACCAATTGGTTTCGGACAACGTGGGCTCATTGTAGCTCCGCCCAAGGCTGGAAAAACGAGTCTACTCAAAGCGATGGCTAATGGTGTAGCTCAAAACTATCCTAATGCTAAATTGATGGTTTTGTTAATTGATGAGCGGCCAGAAGAAGTAACTGATTTAGAACGGACCGTCAACGGAGAAGTTATTTACTCAACCTTTGATCAACGACCGGAAAATCATATTCGAGTGGCAGAGTTGGTTTTAGAGCGGGCGATGCGACTAGCTGAGGATAAACAAGATGTTATTATTTTACTTGATTCATTAACTCGATTAGCGCGAGCCTATAATTTAGTCGTTCCCCCAAGTGGCAGGACGCTATCTGGCGGGATTGATCCGGCAGCTTTGTTTAAACCGAAAAAATTTTTTGGTGCTGCTCGTAATATTGAAGAAGGCGGTAGCCTAACAATATTAGCGACAGCCTTAGTTGATACTGGTAGTCGGATGGATGATGTTATTTACGAGGAGTTTAAGGGAACTGGTAATCAAGAATTGCAGTTGGCTCGTGAAATGGCAGAACGGAGAATTTTTCCAGCGGTTGATTTGAAAAAGTCAGGGACGCGCAAAGAGGAACTTTTATTAGATGAAACGACGTTGAAGTTTTTGATAAACTTACGTCGAAATGGTTCGAATGACTGGCTCCGCGATAGTGAACAAATGATTAGGATGATGAAAGAAACAGCATCTAATCAAGAACTGATTGAAAAACTGACAAATGTTTGGTCAAAAAAGCGGCCAATTAAAAAAAATCATTAA